ACGATCTCTGGAAACAACTGCATATGGGCACCGGACAAAGAGGATAGGCCGACACAGTCCACATCTTCCTGAATGGCAATGGATGCGATCTGTTCGGGAGTTTGCCGAAGTCCTGTATAGATCACTTCCATGCCGGCATCCCGCAGCCCTTGCGCGACGACAAGCGCTCCTCGGTCATGTCCATCCAGCCCTGGTTTTGCCACAAGTACACGGATTGTTTGATTCGCCATCCCAATTGACTCCTTTTACCATACTGATGGTTGATATTCGCCGAATTCTTCCCGCAAAACTCCACAGATTTCTCCAAGTGTTGCATAAACGCGTACAGATTGTATGATATGCGGCATCAGATTCTCACTGCCTCTTGCCGCGTTTCGCAATGCTTCCAACGCTTCCTGAACCGCTTTTGAATTGCGCGTATTGCGCAGGTGTGCAAGTCTTTCGGACTGGATCCGTTCCAACGATGAATCAATGCGCAACAATTCCGGCCTCGGCTCATGCTCCAATTTAAACGCGTTCACACCGACGACGATTTGTTCGCCTGTCTCAATTGCCATTTGTGTTTGATAGGCAGACTTTTGGATTTCCCGCTGCATATAACCTTGTTCAACAGCGACGACCGCTCCGCCCAGACCATCGATCTGTGCCAGGTATTCGCCAACTTCCTGCTCGATTTGATCCGTCAATGCTTCCACATAATACGACCCGCCCAAAGGATCGATCGTATCGGCCACACCGCTTTCATGTGCAATGATTTGCTGTGTCCGCAATGCAATGCGGGCAGACTCTTCCGTGGGCAAAGCGAGCGCCTCGTCGCGGGAATTTGTATGCAGGCTTTGCGTACCCCCAAGAACGGCAGAAAGCGCCTGCAATGTCACGCGGACGATGTTGTTGTCCGGTTGCTGTGCCGTTAATGTAGAGCCGCCCGTTTGCGTATGAAAGCGCAACTGCCATGATTTTGGCTGTTTTGCTCCATAGTGCTCTTTCATGATCCGCGCCCAAATGCGGCGGGCCGCCCGAAATTTGGCAACTTCTTCAAACAGGTTGTTATGTGCATTGAAAAAGAACGACAGCCGCGGTGCAAATACGTCCACGTCAAGCCTTGCAGCAATCGCCGCATCCACATACGCCTTCGCATTTGCCAGGGTGAATGCCACTTCCTGCACGGCTGTCGAACCTGCTTCGCGAATGTGGTAGCCGCTGATGCTGATCGTATTCCAGTTGGGCACAGACGTCGAACAGTATGCAAAAATATCGGTAATCAGCCGCATCGAAGGCCTGGGAGGAAAAATATATGTCCCTCTGGCGACGTATTCTTTTAATATGTCATTCTGAATGGTTCCTGATAGTTTGTCCGCAGTCACACCTTGTTTTTCAGCCACGACAATATACATGGCCAACAAAACGGAAGCAGGCGCATTGATCGTCATTGAGGTACTTACTTTATCAAGGGGAATATTGGCTAACAATCGCTCCATATCTTCCAGCGATGAAATTGCCACACCTACTTTTCCTACTTCTCCCTTTGCGAACGGATGATCCGAGTCGTATCCGATCTGTGTCGGCAAATCAAATGCTGTCGATAAGCCTGTTTGCCCCTGTTCCAATAAGTAATGGAATCTGCGATTGGTTTCTTCTGCCGAGCCAAATCCCGCATATTGACGCATTGTCCAATAGCGGCTGCGATACATGGTCGGCTGAGTTCCTCTCGCAAACGGAAATTCGCCTGGAAAACCCAATTGATGCACATATTGTGTGGCATCTGCCGTTTGCTCATCCGGTACATACAATCGATCTACCGGAATTCCCGAAGATGTTGCGAACGTTGCCTTGCGCTCCGGAATACGCCCGCTTGCTTGCTCCGCTTTTCGCTGCCAAGATGCATATTGCTCCTGAAAATCCGCCACTTCTCTCCCTCCTGCTGCCAATCCTTTTCTACTCATCCCATTCCTCTTTATCGACACCGCTTGAACTTGATCGAAATTCCTTGCCTTTCCCGGCAATCATCGTCTCCAAGTGAAAAATAAACATAGGCGAAACAGAAATGGTACTCGAACCTGCATTTACTGCATTCCGCAATGTCAGCTTTGGAAGCCATTGTGAAAACGAATACAAGCATAGTATATCATAGAATGTTGTCTCTGCTGAACCAAACTTTTACATCTATCTTGCAAGAATGGCGATCCGTGAATAAAACATTGTGGTCGTAGTCAATTAAAAAAGCTGTTGAATATTGATTATGCAACATTCAACAGCTTCGATTCACAAACTTGCAATCCGCTTCAAACATAAAACATTTGTTCCATCTTTAAAAGATTGCTTCATCTTTAAAAGATCGTTCCATCCATCGCTTACGCTTGAACGTTTGCTTCCTTCATTTGCTTTGCAAAATATTCGCTCATATCCGCGATCTGCGCCGGAATTTCCGAATTTGACGCATATGCCGGAACACCGTGTTCCGCAATATCCAGCCCTTCATCTTCCTCGTCTCGATTGACTCGAATTCCAACGGTTTTCTTCATTAACAAAAACACCACATACGTAGAGGCAAATCCCCAGACAGAACATACGATAAGACCTAACGCTTGAACGCCCAACAAATGCAATCCGCCGCCATAAAGCAAACCGCCATTTGTTGCGAACAGGCCAACCGCTATAGTTCCGAAGCTGCCGCAAATGCCGTGAACAGCTACCGCACCGACCGGATCATCCGCATGCAAGCGGTCGATCAGGCCAACACCTTCCACGACAATGACACCGGCGATTGCGCCGATTACAATGGCGCCAAGTGCACTGACTACCTGTGTGCCTGCAGTAATTGCCACCAATCCGGCCAATGCACCGTTGATCGCCATCGAGGGATCCGCTTTGCCATACCGCCGCATGGTATAAAGAGTCGCCAACACTCCTCCTGCAGCTGCCGCCAAATTGGTTGTCAACGCGACATGGGCAAGAGAACCATCCAGAGCATTTAACGTACTGCCCGGGTTGAATCCGAACCATCCAAACCACAGCATAAATGCGCCTAATGCGGCTAACGGAAGATTATGTGCCGGCATTACATTCACGGATCCGTCCGCATTGTATTTGCCGCGCCTTGGCCCCAATACCAGAATCGCCGCCAAAGCACTCCATCCTCCGACCGCGTGTACGACTGTCGAACCGGCAAAATCAACAAATCCCAATTGATGCAAAAATCCCGTAGGAGCCCATGCCCAATGACCACTCACAGGATAAATGATCACGGTTGCCAAGAAACTGTACAAAATATATGGCCCGAACTTCATCCGTTCTGCTACCGCGCCGGAAACGATCGTTGCTACTGCGACGGCAAATGCCGCCTGGAATAACCAAAAGATTTCTACCGGAATGGAAAGTCCTAAAAATGTAAAATTTCCCTTCAGGAAAAATCCATCCCACTGAATATGGCCGCCCTGGCCATGAATCCCGTACATAATGGCAAAACCGAAAGCAAAGTATCCGATCAAACCGACACAACAATCCATGAGAACTTTCATAATCACGTTCATCGAATTTTTTGAATGAATAAACCCAGCCTCTAATGCAGCAAAACCTGCTTCCATAAAGAATACAAGTGCCGTTGCAATAACCATCCACACCGTGTTTAAACCGATTACTATCTGGCCGTTCAAGATGTCTCCCCCCACTACACTGTTACATTTGATCACATTATAAGCCAATCTTGCCGGATTGACAACAATATATGGAAGAAATACTTACATAAAAAGCGATTTTTATCCGCCGGTTTCATTTTTCGAAATCTGAAGCGCAGAACATCTTACATCATCAGATATGAGCAAGAAACTATAATGAAAATAAAAAACGTCCTACGGCATCGGAATCCCATATGCCATAAGACGTTGCACACAAAAATACTGGCAAAATACATACTGCTCATGAAAAGATAGAATAAAATAAGATAAAAATAGTGCTGAAATTACAAAAACAGGAAGATAAAAATGGAATAGACAAATGCTAAATTATGCCATTTGTTGCTGGTTTGGATGATATTGATGATGAAATTCATCCAATACTTCTACGGCAATTGAATCAATCTCTTCTAATTCTGTCATTTCATCTGCCGTCAAACGAAACAAATTATTCCACCATGTTTTTAAGCGGTTGACCATCGGTTGCTCTTCATCTCCACACCAGAAGTTTCTGATGAATCTATTAAATAATATCTGTTCAAAAAAGGCGATAGACAATTTATCGCAATTCTACCTTCAAATCAGAAAAGAAGAGTATGTAAACGCAAACATCTCGTTATATCGTTGCGTATCTATTATTTTCATGCATTTGCACCTTTGTTTGTTGCTCCACAAAAACGCTTATGGCGACCCTTCGTCTTATGAACCGGCCATTGTGACAAGAAGGTCGCCAAACGAATTGTATCGCTATTTTTTCCCCGCCTGCTGAACTTGCTCATGTGCATGATAGGAACTGCGAACCAGCGGTCCGGATTCCACGTGGGAAAATCCCCGTTTGATTCCTTCCACCTTCAACTTTGCAAATTCTTGTGGAGTATAGTATTTTTCAATGTTTAAATGTTTTTTCGTCGGCTGCAAATATTGACCGATCGTCATGATGTCACAATCCACGTTGCGCAAATCGTCCATCGCCTGCAAAATTTCCTCCCATGTTTCCCCTACGCCCAACATGATGCTGGATTTTGTCGGGATATCCGGCTTCATTCCTTTTGCCCTTTGCAGCAGCTCAAGGGATCGACGGTACTTCGCTTTCGCCCGCACGCGGTCGGACAGCCGTTCAACGGTCTCTATGTTGTGATTCAAAATGTCTGGCCGTGCATCCATCACCACCTGCAACGCATCCCAATTCCCTTGAAAATCAGGAATCAAAACTTCCACCGAACACCCGGGAACCCTTTCTCTCACCGCACGGATCGTCGCCGCAAAAATGGCAGCCCCTCCATCTGCAAGGTCGTCTCTTGCGACAGATGTGACAACCACATGCTGCAGCCCCATCTGCTCGACTGATGCCGCCACGCGGCTTGGTTCTTCCAAATCCAATTCCGTCGGCAGCCCTGTGGTGACAGCGCAAAAACGGCAAGCTCTGGTACAGATATTCCCCAAAATCATAAAGGTCGCGGTGCGATGCGTCCAACATTCGAAAAGATTGGGACATTTCGCTTCTTCGCAAACCGTATGTAATCGATTGCCGCGCATCAAGGACTTTAATTCCGTAAAATTTTCGTTTGTCTTTAAATCTATTTTCAACCACTCTGGTTTTCTTAGCGGGCGTTGTGCAGATTCTTTCGCGGATTCTTTCATCGTTTGACCGTGCATTTCCACACTCCCCACCCCTTTCTAAAATGGTATATGGACTTGGCAGGTGCCAAGCCCGGTGATCTCCTTATAGGATAGTATGTTCGCCGTACTCTTGCAAGCGCCTCTTGACACTTTGCAAAAACCGCCCGCAAGCAAGTCCGTCCAATACGCGGTGATCCAGTGACAAACAGATGTTCACGAGCGAACGGATGGCAATCGCATCATCATCCAGCACTACGGGGCGTTTGACAATGGATTCCATCGTTATAATGGCCGCTTGCGGGGCATTGATAATCGGCGCTGACAGTATCGATCCAAACGCGCCCGTATTATTTACTGTAAATGTACCGCCTGCGACATCTTCCATCGTCAGTTTCCCCGCGCGGGCTCTTGCAGCCAAATCATGGACCGCGTGGGCAATGCCGACAATGCTTAACCGATCCGCGTGATGAATCACAGGTACGACAAGTGCATCTTCGGTCGCGACGGCAATTGAGATATGAATGCCTTTCTTGATCACAATCCCTTCGTCCGTCCATGCTGAATTCAAAATGGGAAACTCTTTTAACGACTCGGCCACTGCCTTGATAAAGAAGGGCAGATAGGTCAGATCAATTCCTTCCCTGCGTTTGAATTCTTCTTTTACTTTCGTGCGGAATTTGACGAGGGAAGTGACATCCGCCTCTACCATTGTCCATGCGTGCGGCGCTGTGTGCTTGCTTTCCACCATCCGTTTTGCAATCGTCTTCCGAATGGCAGTAGCGGGAATGATTTGATCTTCCCCATTTGCTAAAAGGGGCTTGCTTGCCGAAATCACAGGCTCAACGGCAGGCATCTCGCTTTGTACGGCCGCTTTCGGTTCGGATTGCGGCTGTTCGATAACAGACGGGGGATTGGGAGATTCAATGAAGCGATATACATCCTTTCGTGTAATCCTCCCACCGATTCCTGTGCCTGTAATCATGGCAGGATTGATTCGGTGCTCCTGCATAAGACGCATGACAACCGGCGAAAATCTTCCTTGTCCATCGAAAACCGCATCTGCATGTTGACGTACATCCGCGAGGGTTTCCAGAGCATCGGCAGCCGCTTGTGTCTTGGACGCTGCAGTTGTGATCGCATTCGCCGTGTCCTTTTGCGGGAGCACATGCGGCAACACATCCTGCCCTTCAATTACGGCAATTTTCGTACCGACAGGAACCGTTTCCCCTTCTTGTACGAGGATTTCCGTCAGAATCCCTTCGACATCCGATGGAATTTCCGCATTGACCTTATCCGTAATCACTTCGACAAGGGGTTCATATTTTTCTACTTTGTCCCCTATTTGCTTTAACCATTTGCCGAGGGTGCCTTCTGTCACACTTTCTCCCAACTGCGGCATTCGAACATCTGGCATTCCATAACCCCCTTAAAATTCAGCCAACTTCCGCATGGCTGCTGCAATTTTTTCCGAATTCAGCATATAAAATTTTTCCATGGGCGGACTATAGGGCATCGCCGGGACATCCGGCCCGCACAGACGGGCAATCGGCGCATCGAGTTCAAACAGCGCTTCTTCTGCAATGATTGCAGATACTTCCGCACCCACACCGCCAGTTTTATTGTCCTCATGAACGATGAGTACTTTACCTGTTTTCTTCACCGCATCGATGATACCTTCCCGGTCGAGCGGAAGCACTGTGCGAAGGTCGAGGATATGCACATCGATTCCCTCTTTCGCCAATTGCTCCGCCGCATCCATGCACAGATGCACCATCAAACCGTAGGTAATCACCGTAATATCGGTCCCCTCACGCTTCACATCCGCTTTGCCGATGGGAAGAACGTACTCTTCCTCGGGCACATCCCCTTTGATCAGCCGATAGCATCGTTTGTGCTCAAAAAACAAAACCGGATCCGGATCGCGAATCGCCGCTTTTAAAAGACCTTTCACATCATAAGGTGTGGAAGGAGCGACAATTTTCAAACCTGGGACATGATGGAAAAGCGCCTCTACGCTCTGGGAATGGTACAAAGCGCCATGAACACCCCCTCCATATGGAGCGCGGATGACCATTGGCACCCCCCAGTCATTCCGGGAACGATACCGCATTTTGGCAGCTTCACTAATAATCTGATTCATGGCAGGCAAAATAAAATCGGCAAACTGAATTTCAGCAATCGGCACCATTCCGTGTAATGCGGCTCCAATGCCGACTCCGACGATGGCAGATTCCGCCAACGGCGTATCGATGACACGTTGTTCGCCAAACTCTTCAATCAGGCCTGCAGTGACGCGAAATACTCCGCCCCGCACACCCACGTCTTCTCCCAAAACAAATACCCGTTCGTCCCTGCGCATTTCTTCAAGGATCGCGTCATGAATCGCTTCTATATAAAGTTTGACAGCCATATGCTCCCCCTCCTAGTCTGCGTAAACGAATGTCAAAGCATCTTCCGGCGCGGCATACGGAGCTTTTTCCGCATACTCAGTGGCATCGTTCACTTCTTTGGCGATTTTTTCGCGAATGGCCCCTTCTTCCGTATCGGAAAGCAAACCGTTGTCGACCAGATACCTGCGGAAAATCACCAATGGATCTTTCTTTTTGGCCTCTTCCACTTCTTCACGGGAACGATAGCTGCGATCATCATCGTCGCTTGAATGGGGTGCGAGCCGATACGTTTTGGCTTCAATCAAAGTTGGCCCTTCGCCGCGACGAGCCCGGTCTGCGGCTTCCTTAACAACTTTATAGACTTCCAGGACATCATTGCCGTCGACGATTACGCCAGGAAATCCGTAGCCGGCAGCCCGATCTGCCACATGTTCGCAACCTAGCTGCTTGATTACGGGCACTGAAATTGCATACTGATTATTTTCACAGAAGAAAATCACCGGAAGTTTGTGTACACCCGCAAAATTGCACGCTTCATGGAAGTCTCCCTGATTGCTGGAGCCTTCACCGAAGGATGTATACGCAACCATTGGCTCCCTGCGCATTTTACCGGCCAATGCCACGCCGACCGCATGGGGAATCTGCGTGGATACTGGACTGGAACCCGATATGATATGATGCTTGCGCGAGCTGAAGTGCCCAGGCATTTGCCGTCCTCCGCCTGCCGGATCCTCTGCTTTTGCAAATGAACTTAACATCATGTCGCGGGCCGTCTGTCCAA
Above is a window of Fodinisporobacter ferrooxydans DNA encoding:
- the lipA gene encoding lipoyl synthase, translating into MHGQTMKESAKESAQRPLRKPEWLKIDLKTNENFTELKSLMRGNRLHTVCEEAKCPNLFECWTHRTATFMILGNICTRACRFCAVTTGLPTELDLEEPSRVAASVEQMGLQHVVVTSVARDDLADGGAAIFAATIRAVRERVPGCSVEVLIPDFQGNWDALQVVMDARPDILNHNIETVERLSDRVRAKAKYRRSLELLQRAKGMKPDIPTKSSIMLGVGETWEEILQAMDDLRNVDCDIMTIGQYLQPTKKHLNIEKYYTPQEFAKLKVEGIKRGFSHVESGPLVRSSYHAHEQVQQAGKK
- a CDS encoding alpha-ketoacid dehydrogenase subunit beta, with product MAVKLYIEAIHDAILEEMRRDERVFVLGEDVGVRGGVFRVTAGLIEEFGEQRVIDTPLAESAIVGVGIGAALHGMVPIAEIQFADFILPAMNQIISEAAKMRYRSRNDWGVPMVIRAPYGGGVHGALYHSQSVEALFHHVPGLKIVAPSTPYDVKGLLKAAIRDPDPVLFFEHKRCYRLIKGDVPEEEYVLPIGKADVKREGTDITVITYGLMVHLCMDAAEQLAKEGIDVHILDLRTVLPLDREGIIDAVKKTGKVLIVHEDNKTGGVGAEVSAIIAEEALFELDAPIARLCGPDVPAMPYSPPMEKFYMLNSEKIAAAMRKLAEF
- a CDS encoding dihydrolipoamide acetyltransferase family protein; translated protein: MPDVRMPQLGESVTEGTLGKWLKQIGDKVEKYEPLVEVITDKVNAEIPSDVEGILTEILVQEGETVPVGTKIAVIEGQDVLPHVLPQKDTANAITTAASKTQAAADALETLADVRQHADAVFDGQGRFSPVVMRLMQEHRINPAMITGTGIGGRITRKDVYRFIESPNPPSVIEQPQSEPKAAVQSEMPAVEPVISASKPLLANGEDQIIPATAIRKTIAKRMVESKHTAPHAWTMVEADVTSLVKFRTKVKEEFKRREGIDLTYLPFFIKAVAESLKEFPILNSAWTDEGIVIKKGIHISIAVATEDALVVPVIHHADRLSIVGIAHAVHDLAARARAGKLTMEDVAGGTFTVNNTGAFGSILSAPIINAPQAAIITMESIVKRPVVLDDDAIAIRSLVNICLSLDHRVLDGLACGRFLQSVKRRLQEYGEHTIL
- a CDS encoding ammonium transporter yields the protein MNGQIVIGLNTVWMVIATALVFFMEAGFAALEAGFIHSKNSMNVIMKVLMDCCVGLIGYFAFGFAIMYGIHGQGGHIQWDGFFLKGNFTFLGLSIPVEIFWLFQAAFAVAVATIVSGAVAERMKFGPYILYSFLATVIIYPVSGHWAWAPTGFLHQLGFVDFAGSTVVHAVGGWSALAAILVLGPRRGKYNADGSVNVMPAHNLPLAALGAFMLWFGWFGFNPGSTLNALDGSLAHVALTTNLAAAAGGVLATLYTMRRYGKADPSMAINGALAGLVAITAGTQVVSALGAIVIGAIAGVIVVEGVGLIDRLHADDPVGAVAVHGICGSFGTIAVGLFATNGGLLYGGGLHLLGVQALGLIVCSVWGFASTYVVFLLMKKTVGIRVNRDEEDEGLDIAEHGVPAYASNSEIPAQIADMSEYFAKQMKEANVQA
- a CDS encoding thiamine pyrophosphate-dependent dehydrogenase E1 component subunit alpha; this encodes MSTYTHEQLGLTKEQLLQMFYYMVLARTIDERLWLLNRAGKIPFVVSCQGQEAAQVGAAFALQPETDYILPYYRDMGVVLVFGQTARDMMLSSFAKAEDPAGGGRQMPGHFSSRKHHIISGSSPVSTQIPHAVGVALAGKMRREPMVAYTSFGEGSSNQGDFHEACNFAGVHKLPVIFFCENNQYAISVPVIKQLGCEHVADRAAGYGFPGVIVDGNDVLEVYKVVKEAADRARRGEGPTLIEAKTYRLAPHSSDDDDRSYRSREEVEEAKKKDPLVIFRRYLVDNGLLSDTEEGAIREKIAKEVNDATEYAEKAPYAAPEDALTFVYAD
- a CDS encoding acyl-CoA mutase large subunit family protein, producing MSRKGLAAGGREVADFQEQYASWQRKAEQASGRIPERKATFATSSGIPVDRLYVPDEQTADATQYVHQLGFPGEFPFARGTQPTMYRSRYWTMRQYAGFGSAEETNRRFHYLLEQGQTGLSTAFDLPTQIGYDSDHPFAKGEVGKVGVAISSLEDMERLLANIPLDKVSTSMTINAPASVLLAMYIVVAEKQGVTADKLSGTIQNDILKEYVARGTYIFPPRPSMRLITDIFAYCSTSVPNWNTISISGYHIREAGSTAVQEVAFTLANAKAYVDAAIAARLDVDVFAPRLSFFFNAHNNLFEEVAKFRAARRIWARIMKEHYGAKQPKSWQLRFHTQTGGSTLTAQQPDNNIVRVTLQALSAVLGGTQSLHTNSRDEALALPTEESARIALRTQQIIAHESGVADTIDPLGGSYYVEALTDQIEQEVGEYLAQIDGLGGAVVAVEQGYMQREIQKSAYQTQMAIETGEQIVVGVNAFKLEHEPRPELLRIDSSLERIQSERLAHLRNTRNSKAVQEALEALRNAARGSENLMPHIIQSVRVYATLGEICGVLREEFGEYQPSVW